CGCCGCCGCGGCGCCGCGAGGGCCGTCGAGCAGCCAGCGCGTCCAGAGCTCGTTGCGCACCTCGCGCTGCCGGCGGGCCTGCCGGTCGCGGGCCGGCGACGGATGGTGGTGGGCGACCACGTCGGGCTGGTGGCGCACGCGCAGGCCGCGGGCGGTGAGGCGCCGGGCCAGGAGCTCCTCCTCACCGCCGATGCCGAAGCGCGGGTGGAAGCCGCCGGCCGCGAGGAAGGCCTCGCGGCGCACGACCGCCCCGCAGGCGACGAAGCCATGGACGGCGTGGCCGAGCGCGTCGCGCGGTCCGCGCTCCATGGCGGCGCACACCGGGTCCAGGCGCTCGGCGTCGCCCACCAGCACCCTGGCGGCGACGAGGCCGAGCTGCGGCGCCGCGGCGAAGCGCCGGGCCACGGTCGCCAGCGCGCCGGGCGCCCACCACGAGTCGTCGTCGGCGAAGGCGACGAGCGGCGCGTCGACCAGCCGCGCGCCGACGTTGCGCGCCGCCGCGCCGCGGTCGGTGCCCAGCGCGACGACGCGCGCGCCCGCGCCGAGCGCGACGGCGACCGTGGCGTCGCGCGAGCCGTTGTCGACCACGACGACCTCCGGGCGCTCGGGCAGGCGGGCGAGGCGCTCGAGGGTGGCGGTCAGCGAGGCGGCGCGGTCGCGCGTCGCGATGACGATGGCGGGCGGCGGCTCCATCTGGCCACCCACGTGCCCGGCGCGTGCGCGCTCGCCCGGCCGCGACGCGACGGTGGTCCGGCGATGGCTGGCTAGAGCAGCAGCGCGCCCTCGTGGGTCAGCAGCCAGCGCTTGGCGGGCAGTCCGCCGCCGAAGCCGGTGAGCCCGCCGTCGGCACCGATGACGCGGTGGCACGGCAGGACGATCGCCAGCGGGTTGGCGCCGTTGGCCAGCCCGACGGCACGGGCGCCGCGCGGGCCCCGGCCCAGCCGCGCCGCCAGCTCGCCGTAGGTCGTCGTCGTGCCGAACGGGATGTCGGCGAGCGCCGTCCAGACCTCGCGCTGGAAGTCCGTCCCGACCGGGCGCAGCGGCAGGTCGAACGCCTCGAGCTCCCCGGCGAAGTACGCGCCGAGCTGCGCGGCCGCCTCGCGCAGGACCGGCGTCCCGGGCGCGTCGGCGGGCGTGCCGGGCGCCAGGAACGCGACGCGCGTGAGGGCGTCGTCCTCGGCGGCCAGCCCGAGCGGCCCGACGGGCGAGTCGACGACGGCGGTGCTGATGGCGACGGCGATGGCGGTCATGCCCTCATGACGGCGCGGGCGCCGGGTCCGTGAGGTGGACGGCGAGGCGCTCGCGCAGGACGTCGGGCACCGGCGCCGGCCGGCCGTCGCGCCCGACGCACACGTAGCGCAGGACGACCTCCGCGACGTCGGTGCCGTCGCGCGTCATGGTGAAGCGCTGGACGATCGACGTCGTCCCGATGCGGTCCACGGTGATCGCCACGTCGAGCAGGTCGTCGAAGCGGGCTGCCGCGAGGTAGTGGACGTTGGCCTCAGCCACGACGACGTCGTGGCCCCCGTGCAGGAACGTGTCGTAGCCGCCGAGCTCGTCGCGCCACAGCTCGTTCGTCGCCAGGTCGGCGTAGGTCAGGTAGTTGGCGTTGAAGACGACGCCCTGGGGGTCGCACTCGTTGTAGCGGACGCGCAGCGTGTGGACGAAGCTCACGCGCGCAAGCGTCTCACCCGCCCAGGCGGTACGTCGCCGAGGCGGTGGCGACGAGCGCCTCCTGCGCGTCGCGGACCTCCACGCGCACGAACGACAGGCGCCCACCGCGGCGCAGGACCTCCGCGTCGGCCACGAGGTCGCCGCGTGCGGGCGCCAGGAAGTCGGTGTGCAGCGAGACGGTGGCGCCCGCGGGGTTCGCCGGCGCGGGCTCGTCGATCGACCAGGCGGCGGCCATCGCCGCGGTGTCGGCCAGCGTGGCGACCGCGCCCCCGTGGACGACGTCGGCCATCGTCGCGAGCTCGTCGCGGAAGGGCAGCTCGAGCCGTGCGCGGTCGTCGCCCAGCTCGCCGACGCGGATGCCCAGGAGCCGGGCCAGCGGCGAGTGCGGGATGAACGCCGCGATGACGTCGCGGCGCGAGGGGGTCGTCGTCGAGCTCATGCCCGCGATCGTCGCGGACGGGCTGCCGCTACGCCATGACCCGGAAGGTCATGAGCGAGGGGTCGGCCGCGCCCTCGACGTAGCCGTCCTGGGCCACGACCTCCTCGAGGTAGTCGACGGTCTCCTCGCTGAGCACCTCGCCGGGGACGAACGCCGGGATGCCGGGCGGGTAGGGCGTGACGAACTCGGCAGCGACCCGGCCGACGGCGTCCTTGGGCTTGACGTCCTCGGTCGGGGCGAAGAACGCGTCGCGCGGGCGGACCGCCTGCTCGGGCAGGTGGCGCGGGAGGGCAGGCAGGCGCCCGTGGGACGGCGCGCCACCCTCGCGGTCGACCATGTCGCGCAGGCCGCGCACGAGCCGGTCGACCTCCTGCGGGCCGTGGGCGAAGGTGACCAGCGGGACGATCCGGCGATGGTCGGAGAGCTCGACGTCGACCTGGTGGTGGTCGCGCAGGAAGTCGTCGGCCTCGTAGCCCGTCAGGCCGACGGGGGCGACCTCGATCAGCACGTGGGTCGGGTCGACCTCGTGGACGCCGGGCCGGGCCAGCAGCTCCTCGGGCGTGACGACGTTCAGCTCCGGCACCTCGTCGGCCACCCGGCGGCGCAGCTCCATCGCGGCGTCGACGGCCTGGGCGAGCAGTCGCTCGCCGTCACGCACGAACTGCCGGCGCGCGCCGTCGATGCTCGACAGCAGCAGCGCCGAGGCGCTGGTGGACTGCTCGAGCTCGAAGCACAGCTCGAGGCGCTCGGTGTCGATGCGGTCGCTGCCGACCGACAGCACGGACGTCTGGGAGAGGCCGGACAGCGTCTTGTGCACCGAGCCGATGGCGAGGTCCGAGCCCTGCTCGAGCGCGCCCTTGGGCAGGTCCGGGTGGCCGGACAGCGCGTAGTCCAGCCCCCAGGCGTCGTCGGTCACGAGCGGCTTGCCCAGGGCGTGGCAGGCGTCCGCGAGCCGGCGGACGTCGGCCGTCGTCCCGTAGTAGGAGGGCGTGAAGACCATCCCGCCGGCGGCCTCCGGGTGGGCGCGCAGCGCGGCTTCGAAGGCGTCGGCGTCGACGGTGTGGGCGAGCTCGAGCTCCTCGTCGTAGACCGCCGGCACCCAGACCGGCCGCGCGCCGGAGAGCACGAGCCCGGCGATCACCGACTTGTGGCCGTTGCGCGCGAGGACGACCTCCTGGTCCGGGG
The DNA window shown above is from Conexibacter sp. SYSU D00693 and carries:
- a CDS encoding glycosyltransferase family 2 protein codes for the protein MEPPPAIVIATRDRAASLTATLERLARLPERPEVVVVDNGSRDATVAVALGAGARVVALGTDRGAAARNVGARLVDAPLVAFADDDSWWAPGALATVARRFAAAPQLGLVAARVLVGDAERLDPVCAAMERGPRDALGHAVHGFVACGAVVRREAFLAAGGFHPRFGIGGEEELLARRLTARGLRVRHQPDVVAHHHPSPARDRQARRQREVRNELWTRWLLDGPRGAAAATGRALWAARRDDAAARGTVQGLVGLPWVARERLAHGP
- a CDS encoding methylated-DNA--[protein]-cysteine S-methyltransferase gives rise to the protein MTAIAVAISTAVVDSPVGPLGLAAEDDALTRVAFLAPGTPADAPGTPVLREAAAQLGAYFAGELEAFDLPLRPVGTDFQREVWTALADIPFGTTTTYGELAARLGRGPRGARAVGLANGANPLAIVLPCHRVIGADGGLTGFGGGLPAKRWLLTHEGALLL
- a CDS encoding thioesterase family protein, producing MSFVHTLRVRYNECDPQGVVFNANYLTYADLATNELWRDELGGYDTFLHGGHDVVVAEANVHYLAAARFDDLLDVAITVDRIGTTSIVQRFTMTRDGTDVAEVVLRYVCVGRDGRPAPVPDVLRERLAVHLTDPAPAPS
- a CDS encoding PaaI family thioesterase, translated to MSSTTTPSRRDVIAAFIPHSPLARLLGIRVGELGDDRARLELPFRDELATMADVVHGGAVATLADTAAMAAAWSIDEPAPANPAGATVSLHTDFLAPARGDLVADAEVLRRGGRLSFVRVEVRDAQEALVATASATYRLGG
- a CDS encoding aminotransferase class I/II-fold pyridoxal phosphate-dependent enzyme translates to MPSTHRLRKARNKAEARLAAKQGPATADQTTAPIADALAAYHRDDRLTFGIPAHGAGRGEADVAEWAGHEVLKADAPMSHGVDTRNHVWQVEETAQQLFAEAVGAQQTLFSTNGSSMSVHVALLTLGAPDQEVVLARNGHKSVIAGLVLSGARPVWVPAVYDEELELAHTVDADAFEAALRAHPEAAGGMVFTPSYYGTTADVRRLADACHALGKPLVTDDAWGLDYALSGHPDLPKGALEQGSDLAIGSVHKTLSGLSQTSVLSVGSDRIDTERLELCFELEQSTSASALLLSSIDGARRQFVRDGERLLAQAVDAAMELRRRVADEVPELNVVTPEELLARPGVHEVDPTHVLIEVAPVGLTGYEADDFLRDHHQVDVELSDHRRIVPLVTFAHGPQEVDRLVRGLRDMVDREGGAPSHGRLPALPRHLPEQAVRPRDAFFAPTEDVKPKDAVGRVAAEFVTPYPPGIPAFVPGEVLSEETVDYLEEVVAQDGYVEGAADPSLMTFRVMA